From a region of the Nyctibius grandis isolate bNycGra1 chromosome 10, bNycGra1.pri, whole genome shotgun sequence genome:
- the GNPDA1 gene encoding glucosamine-6-phosphate isomerase 1, with the protein MKLVILETYAQASEWAAKYIRNRIVHFGPGPGRFFTLGLPTGSTPLGCYAKLVEYCRNGDLSFKYVKTFNMDEYVGLPRDHPESYHSFMWNNFFKHIDISAENVHILDGNAPDLQAECDAFEDKIKAAGGIELFVGGIGPDGHIAFNEPGSSLVSRTRVKTLAMDTILANARFFDGDLSKVPTMALTVGVGTVMDAREVMILITGAHKAFALYKAIEEGVNHMWTVSAFQQHPNTVFVCDEDATLELRVKTVKYFKGLMLVHNKLVEPLYSMKETEAERSQSKKPYSD; encoded by the exons ATGAAGCTCGTCATCCTGGAGACGTACGCGCAGGCCAGCGAGTGGGCGGCCAAGTACATCCGCAACCGCATCGTCCACTtcgggcccggccccgggcgcTTCTTCACGCTGGGGCTGCCCACAG GCAGCACGCCGCTGGGCTGCTACGCGAAGCTGGTGGAGTACTGCCGGAACGGGGACCTCTCCTTCAAGTACGTGAAGACCTTCAACATGGACGAGTACGTGG GTCTCCCGAGGGATCACCCGGAAAGTTACCATTCCTTCATGTGGAATAACTTCTTCAAGCATATTGACATCTCGGCAGAAAACGTTCACATTTTGGATGGAAACGCACCTGATCTACAGGCAGAGTGTGACGCGTTTGAGGATAAAATCAAAGCAGCTGGAGGGATCGAACTCTTTGTTGGAG GTATTGGCCCAGACGGTCACATTGCCTTCAACGAGCCTGGATCAAGTTTGGTATCCAGGACGCGAGTGAAGACCTTGGCTATGGACACTATATTGGCTAATGCCAGGTTCTTTGATGGTGACCTCTCCAAAGTCCCCACGATGGCTTTGACAGTTGGAGTAGGCACTGTCATGGACGCCAGAGAG GTGATGATTCTTATCACAGGAGCCCACAAGGCCTTTGCTTTGTACAAAGCCATCGAGGAAGGTGTCAACCACATGTggacagtgtctgctttccAGCAACACCCCAACACTGTGTTTGTGTGCGATGAGGATGCCACGCTGGAACTCAGAGTTAAGACAGTGAAATACTTCAAAG GTTTAATGCTGGTTCACAACAAGCTTGTGGAACCCTTATACAGCATGaaggagacagaagcagaaagaagcCAGTCTAAGAAGCCATACAGCGATTAA
- the RNF14 gene encoding E3 ubiquitin-protein ligase RNF14, with the protein MSSEDKEAQEDELLALASIYDEDEFKRAESAQGGETRICLELPQNFKIFVSGNSTESLQNSSGFEYTVCFLPPLVLNFELPPDYPSTSPPLFTLSGKWLSQAQLSALCKHLDNVWEENRGCVVLFAWMQFLKEETLSYLNISSPYELKMCHQGNGQSRTPLDALDAQKDCGGAAGSVAAEEEMMDARAVQDVESLSSLIREILDFDQAQRRKCFNSKMYLCNICFCEKLGSECMHFAECSHVYCKACLKDYFEIQIRDGQVRCLNCPEPKCSSVATPGQVKELVGEELFARYDRLLLQSSLDLMADVVYCPRPGCQTPVMQEPGCTMGICSCCNYAFCTLCKMTYHGVSPCKITAEKLMDLRNEYLEADEATKRFLEQRYGKRVIQKALEEMESKEWLEKNSKSCPCCGTPIEKLDGCNKMTCTGCMQYFCWLCMGSLSRVNPYRHFNDPSSPCFNRLFQAMHIDGEFWEAEDED; encoded by the exons atgtcTTCAGAAGACAAAGAAGCTCAGGAGGATGAGCTGCTGGCTTTGGCTAGCATTTATGATGAAGATGAGTTTAAGAGAGCCGAGTCAGCCCAAGGAGGAGAAACAAGAATTTGCCTGGAGTTGCCCCAAAACTTCAAAATTTTTGTGAGTG GGAATTCCACAGAGAGCCTCCAGAACAGCAGTGGGTTTGAATACACCGTTTGCTTTCTGCCTCCCCTGGTGCTGAATTTTGAACTCCCACCAGACTACCCGTCGACCTCCCCACCGCTCTTCACCCTCAGTGGCAAATGGCTCTCCCAAGCCCAG ctcAGTGCTCTTTGCAAACACTTAGACAACGTGTGGGAAGAGAATCGAGGCTGTGTGGTCTTATTTGCCTGGATGCagtttctgaaggaagaaacactGAGTTATCTGAATATTTCCTCCCCATATGAGCTGAAAATGTGCCATCAAGGGAACGGGCAGAGCAGGACACCTCTGGACGCTCTCGATGCTCAGAAGGATTGTGGTGGTGCAGCAGGCTCTGTCgcagctgaagaagaaatgatggatgcgaGAGCTGTGCAGGACGTGGAATCGTTGTCGAGTCTGATCAGGGAAATCTTGGACTTTGATCAGGCTCAGAGGAGGAAGTGCTTTAACAGTAAGATGTACTTGTGCAATAtctgcttctgtgagaagctgggCAGTGAATGTATGCACTTCGCCGAGTGCAGCCACGTGTACTGCAAAGCGTGCCTCAAGGACTACTTTGAAATACAGATCAGGGACGGCCAGGTCCGCTGTCTCAACTGCCCAGAACCGAAGTGCTCTTCTGTGGCTACTCCTGGCCAG GTTAAAGAGTTGGTTGGAGAGGAGCTGTTTGCACGTTACGACCGCCTGCTTCTGCAGTCCAGCTTGGACCTGATGGCAGATGTGGTGTATTGCCCTCGCCCGGGCTGTCAGACACCAGTCATGCAAGAACCAGGCTGCACCATGGGTATATGTTCCTGTTGCAACTACGCTTTTTGTACTCTCTGTAAGATGACTTACCACGGGGTCTCTCCGTGTAAAATCACTGCAG AGAAATTAATGGATTTGCGAAATGAATATTTAGAAGCAGATGAGGCAACTAAAAGATTTTTGGAACAGCGCTATGGGAAACGAGTGATTCAGAAAGCCCTTGAGGAGATGGAGAGTAAAGAGTGGCTAGAAAAGAACTCCAAGTCTTGTCCTTGCTGTGGGACTCCTATAGAG AAACTCGATGGTTGTAACAAAATGACGTGTACTGGCTGCATGCAGTATTTCTGCTGGCTCTGTATGGGCTCCCTGTCAAGGGTGAATCCATACAGGCACTTCAACGATCCCTCTTCCCCGTGCTTTAACAG ATTGTTTCAAGCCATGCATATTGATGGTGAGTTCTGGGAAGCTGAGGATGAAGACTAG